A region from the Salidesulfovibrio onnuriiensis genome encodes:
- a CDS encoding threonine synthase: protein MKYSYRCTDCDAVFEIKPELTVCPYCAAKQEPETPLMGVLEVVLEGKAPENWKVMDLLPVPEEFFPPAPVGGTPLWEPQNLRRELGTPNLYIKDDGANPTSSFKDRASYLVSAFARQHGIEDIVLASTGNAGSSMAGIGAAAGQRITLFLPEAAPPAKIIQALQYGARVFKVRGNYDFAYALSQEYSKSHGGMNRNTAYNPMTMEGKKTVSLEIFRQLGRVPDHVFVPTGDGCIIGGVFKGFLDLMRLGISDRMPTIWCVQSDKSDAINRALESGRFEKISASTLADSISVDVPANGRPVLRWMKEHEGRAVTVRDASIPVAQARLSASTGLFTEPAGATAFAGFLDVVNELPKDETFVVLATGNGLKDTNTAMKGVDAPDVVIESLNDIP, encoded by the coding sequence ATGAAATATTCGTATCGGTGCACGGATTGTGACGCCGTCTTCGAGATCAAACCGGAACTGACGGTCTGCCCCTACTGCGCCGCGAAGCAGGAGCCCGAAACCCCGCTCATGGGCGTGCTGGAAGTGGTGCTCGAAGGCAAGGCCCCCGAGAACTGGAAGGTCATGGACCTGCTACCGGTTCCCGAGGAATTCTTCCCGCCCGCCCCCGTGGGCGGCACCCCGCTCTGGGAGCCGCAGAACCTGCGCAGGGAGCTGGGCACCCCCAACCTCTACATCAAGGATGACGGGGCCAACCCGACCTCGTCCTTCAAGGACCGCGCCTCCTACCTGGTCTCGGCCTTCGCCAGACAGCACGGCATCGAGGACATCGTGCTGGCCAGCACCGGCAACGCGGGCTCGTCCATGGCGGGCATCGGCGCGGCCGCGGGCCAGCGCATCACCCTGTTCCTGCCCGAGGCGGCTCCGCCCGCAAAGATCATCCAGGCCCTGCAGTACGGCGCGCGCGTGTTCAAGGTGCGCGGCAACTACGACTTCGCCTATGCGCTCTCCCAGGAATACAGCAAGAGCCACGGCGGCATGAACCGCAACACGGCCTACAACCCCATGACCATGGAAGGCAAGAAGACCGTGTCCCTGGAGATATTCCGGCAGCTCGGCCGCGTGCCCGACCACGTCTTCGTGCCCACGGGCGACGGCTGCATCATCGGCGGCGTGTTCAAGGGCTTCCTGGACCTCATGCGCCTGGGCATCTCCGACCGCATGCCCACCATCTGGTGCGTGCAGTCCGACAAGAGCGACGCCATCAACCGCGCCCTGGAAAGCGGCAGATTCGAAAAGATCAGCGCCTCCACCCTGGCCGATTCCATCTCCGTGGACGTGCCCGCCAACGGCCGCCCGGTGCTCCGGTGGATGAAGGAGCACGAAGGACGCGCCGTCACTGTTCGGGACGCCTCCATTCCGGTGGCCCAGGCCCGGCTTTCCGCCAGCACCGGCCTGTTCACCGAGCCCGCCGGGGCCACGGCCTTTGCCGGATTCCTGGATGTGGTGAACGAGCTTCCCAAGGATGAGACCTTCGTTGTCCTGGCCACGGGCAACGGACTCAAGGACACCAACACGGCCATGAAGGGTGTGGATGCGCCCGATGTCGTGATTGAATCGCTGAACGATATTCCCTAG
- a CDS encoding 8-oxoguanine deaminase yields the protein MSERIWIKNPLAIYTGTDMDAGAGIVVEGDTVAELVPAGGEPSRPVDRTVDAGEHVLIPGLINTHHHFYQTLTRAFPPALNKKLFPWLQTLYPVWAGLKPAHIEVSTELALTEMMLSGCTCASDHHYVFPETAPNCIDIQAEVAKRLGMRVMLTRGSMSLGQDQGGLPPQSVVQSEETIMSESERLISQWHDASEGSMCRIVLAPCSPFSVTAELMKASADLARERNVLLHTHLAETQDENDFCKQFVGQRPLDYMESLGWLDSNVWYAHGIHFTDEEIRRMGKAGVGVAHCPSSNMILASGICRTKELDAAGVSVGLAVDGSASNDCSNMIQEVRMALLIGRLRYEADEITHYDALRWGTAGGASVFNRDDIGTLAPGKQADLGMFKLDELRFSGAGDPLAALVVIGHDRADKVMIKGQWKVEDGMPVGTDLADLMQRHTRAAQELIAPHR from the coding sequence ATGAGTGAAAGAATCTGGATCAAGAATCCCCTGGCAATATACACCGGGACCGACATGGACGCGGGCGCGGGCATCGTGGTCGAGGGCGACACCGTGGCCGAGCTGGTCCCTGCGGGCGGCGAACCGTCCCGGCCCGTGGACAGGACCGTCGACGCAGGCGAGCACGTGCTCATCCCGGGCCTGATCAACACCCATCACCATTTCTACCAGACCCTGACCCGGGCGTTTCCCCCGGCCCTGAACAAGAAGCTCTTCCCCTGGCTCCAGACCCTGTACCCGGTCTGGGCGGGCCTCAAGCCCGCGCACATCGAGGTTTCCACCGAGCTGGCCCTCACCGAAATGATGCTCTCGGGCTGCACCTGCGCCTCGGACCACCACTACGTGTTCCCCGAGACAGCACCCAACTGCATTGACATCCAGGCCGAGGTGGCCAAACGCCTGGGAATGCGCGTCATGCTCACCCGGGGCTCCATGAGCCTGGGCCAGGACCAGGGCGGCCTGCCCCCGCAGTCCGTGGTCCAGAGCGAGGAAACCATCATGTCCGAGAGCGAGCGGCTCATCAGCCAGTGGCACGACGCCTCCGAAGGCTCCATGTGCCGCATCGTGCTGGCCCCGTGCTCGCCCTTCTCGGTCACGGCCGAACTCATGAAGGCCTCGGCCGATCTGGCCAGGGAAAGGAACGTGCTTCTGCACACGCACCTGGCCGAAACCCAGGACGAAAACGATTTCTGCAAGCAGTTCGTGGGGCAGCGTCCCCTGGACTACATGGAGTCCCTGGGCTGGCTGGATTCCAATGTCTGGTACGCCCACGGCATCCACTTCACGGACGAGGAGATCCGGCGCATGGGCAAGGCCGGCGTGGGCGTGGCCCATTGTCCGTCCTCCAACATGATCCTGGCCTCGGGCATCTGCCGCACCAAGGAACTGGACGCGGCCGGGGTTTCCGTGGGCTTGGCCGTGGACGGCTCGGCCTCCAACGACTGCTCCAACATGATCCAGGAAGTGCGCATGGCCCTGCTCATCGGCCGCCTGCGCTACGAGGCCGACGAGATCACCCACTACGACGCCCTGCGCTGGGGCACGGCGGGCGGCGCATCCGTGTTCAACCGCGACGACATCGGCACCCTGGCCCCGGGCAAGCAGGCCGACCTGGGCATGTTCAAGCTGGACGAGCTGCGCTTCTCGGGCGCGGGCGACCCGCTGGCCGCCCTGGTGGTCATCGGCCACGACCGCGCGGACAAGGTCATGATCAAGGGCCAGTGGAAAGTGGAAGACGGCATGCCCGTCGGCACGGACCTTGCTGATCTCATGCAACGGCACACCAGAGCGGCGCAGGAGCTCATCGCACCGCACCGCTAA
- a CDS encoding nucleoside hydrolase, with protein sequence MSIPVILDMDNAAGIPGRDVDDALALALALASPEISLVGCTACAGNCRTHESARNTAHQLFLAGREDIPVAAGREEPFLRDRSAHFRHMEQPLSGQEAAFWRAMPAPPAQVPPLSPLKAHELIIEKAREYPGELVVVMVGSLTNLALALLAEPGIAPLIREVIHMGGAYRDDDIRWEDSTPDIPPEVWRDTLRFNPLHDPEASLMVFRSGVPVIVVPANVTMNVFLRPGELEPLRESQSAFHRHLFSCCEPWIEWSRACRRLEGMHLHDPLALALSFLPHLCCTRPMRVDEAVLLAPDGTFLTDSGDGPEVRVACNVQRRHFESILRKRIKK encoded by the coding sequence ATGAGCATTCCTGTCATCCTGGACATGGACAATGCGGCGGGCATCCCCGGCCGCGACGTGGACGACGCGCTGGCCCTGGCGCTGGCCCTGGCCTCGCCGGAAATCAGTCTCGTAGGCTGCACTGCCTGCGCGGGCAACTGCCGCACGCACGAGTCCGCACGCAACACCGCGCACCAGCTCTTCCTGGCCGGGCGCGAGGACATCCCCGTGGCCGCCGGGCGCGAGGAGCCGTTCCTGCGCGACCGCAGCGCGCATTTCAGGCACATGGAGCAGCCCCTTTCCGGACAGGAGGCCGCATTCTGGCGCGCCATGCCCGCACCTCCGGCCCAGGTGCCGCCGCTCTCCCCCCTCAAAGCCCACGAACTGATCATTGAAAAGGCCCGGGAATACCCCGGCGAACTGGTGGTGGTCATGGTGGGGTCGCTCACCAACCTGGCCCTGGCCCTGCTCGCGGAGCCGGGCATCGCCCCGCTCATCCGCGAAGTCATCCACATGGGCGGCGCGTACCGGGACGACGACATCCGCTGGGAGGACAGCACCCCGGACATCCCGCCCGAGGTCTGGCGGGACACCCTGCGTTTCAACCCGCTCCACGATCCCGAGGCCTCGCTCATGGTTTTCCGCTCGGGAGTCCCGGTCATCGTGGTCCCCGCCAACGTGACCATGAACGTCTTCCTGCGGCCCGGCGAACTGGAGCCGTTGCGCGAATCGCAAAGCGCCTTTCACCGCCACCTCTTTAGCTGCTGCGAACCCTGGATCGAATGGTCCCGCGCCTGCCGCAGGCTGGAGGGCATGCACCTGCACGACCCCCTGGCCCTGGCCCTGAGCTTCCTGCCCCACCTGTGCTGCACCCGGCCCATGCGCGTGGACGAGGCCGTCCTGCTCGCCCCGGACGGCACCTTCCTGACGGATTCCGGCGACGGCCCGGAAGTGCGCGTGGCCTGCAACGTGCAGCGGCGCCACTTCGAATCCATCCTACGCAAAAGAATAAAAAAATAG
- a CDS encoding ABC transporter substrate-binding protein, with amino-acid sequence MFRRLCVLSFLFLLCLFLLAGCGREPETTEFNAAQSWAKTLDQARGSTVRFYMWGGSASINRWVDTYVAGELKKRFDITLVRVPMNAEAFVNKLLTEKGAGKQTGTIDLLWINGENFKNTKEAGVLFGPFAPQLPNFKTFVNPKSAETDFGYPVEGYESPYGRAQFVFEYDSARVKQPPQSFAQLAQWIKEHPGKFTYPQPPDFTGSAFIRQALYATTGGHEQYMHGFDRELYERNAPKLWAYLNEIKPFLWEQGRTYPKESATLDTLFARGEVDFSMAYHPTHAQSMILQGSYPESVRTLVMKDGSIYNTHFTAIPASAPNKAGAMVAADFLLSPEAQLSKYDPKNWGDSPAISMGKLPTEMQARFREVDLGPATLSPEVLASVAVPEIPAAYLELLERDWDKYVLNAQ; translated from the coding sequence ATGTTCAGACGCTTGTGCGTATTATCCTTCCTGTTCCTGCTCTGCCTTTTCCTGCTGGCCGGATGCGGCCGGGAACCGGAAACAACCGAATTCAACGCCGCCCAGAGCTGGGCGAAAACCCTGGACCAGGCTAGAGGCAGCACGGTGCGCTTCTACATGTGGGGAGGCAGCGCCAGCATCAACCGCTGGGTGGACACCTACGTGGCCGGGGAGCTCAAGAAGCGCTTCGACATCACCCTGGTGCGCGTGCCCATGAACGCCGAGGCGTTCGTGAACAAGCTGCTCACGGAAAAGGGCGCGGGCAAGCAGACCGGCACCATCGACCTGCTGTGGATCAACGGCGAAAACTTCAAAAACACCAAGGAAGCGGGAGTACTCTTCGGCCCCTTTGCCCCGCAGCTTCCCAATTTCAAGACATTCGTGAACCCGAAATCCGCGGAAACCGACTTCGGCTACCCCGTGGAGGGGTACGAGTCCCCTTACGGCCGCGCCCAGTTCGTCTTCGAGTACGACTCGGCACGGGTGAAACAGCCGCCCCAGAGCTTTGCGCAGCTGGCGCAGTGGATCAAGGAGCACCCCGGAAAGTTCACCTATCCCCAGCCGCCCGACTTCACGGGTTCCGCCTTTATCCGCCAGGCGCTCTACGCGACCACGGGCGGGCATGAGCAGTACATGCACGGCTTCGACAGGGAGCTTTACGAAAGAAACGCCCCCAAGCTCTGGGCCTATCTCAACGAGATCAAGCCGTTCCTCTGGGAACAGGGCAGGACCTACCCCAAGGAATCCGCCACCCTGGACACCCTGTTCGCCCGGGGCGAGGTGGACTTCTCCATGGCCTACCACCCCACCCATGCCCAGAGCATGATCCTGCAGGGCAGCTACCCCGAAAGCGTGCGCACCCTGGTCATGAAGGACGGCTCCATCTACAACACGCACTTCACGGCCATCCCGGCCTCGGCCCCCAACAAGGCCGGAGCCATGGTCGCGGCCGATTTCCTGCTCTCGCCCGAGGCGCAGCTCTCCAAGTACGACCCCAAGAACTGGGGCGACTCCCCGGCCATCTCCATGGGCAAGCTGCCCACGGAAATGCAGGCCAGGTTCCGCGAAGTGGACCTGGGACCCGCCACCCTGTCGCCCGAGGTGCTGGCTTCGGTGGCCGTGCCCGAGATACCGGCCGCATACCTGGAACTGCTGGAACGGGATTGGGATAAATACGTGCTCAACGCCCAGTAA
- the trpB gene encoding tryptophan synthase subunit beta, with the protein MTANVTADGFFGEYGGQYAPPPLVPILNELAAAFEKYRNDPEFLEEYNYYVKHFSGRETPLYLCSNLTEKLGGAKIYLKREDLNHLGAHKVNNTIGQILLAKRMGKKKIIAETGAGQHGVATAATAALMGMECTIYMGAVDVERQKLNVFRMQMMGAKVVAAQSGQRTLKEAVDEALIAFVEEADTAFYLLGSAVGPHPYPLMVREFQAIVGREAKQQILEAEGRLPDYCIACVGGGSNAIGLFADFIEDKEVKLVGVEPSGRGLDYGDHAATLCLGEPGIMHGFNSYMLKDDKGEPAEVYSISAGLDYPSVGPEHAQLKDLGRAEYVYASDKEAVDTFFMLSQMEGIIPALESSHALAHAIRIAPELSKDTIIIVNLSGRGDKDVAQIEQMVANGDFELPHYKK; encoded by the coding sequence ATGACTGCGAATGTAACTGCTGACGGATTCTTTGGCGAATATGGTGGACAGTATGCACCGCCGCCGCTGGTGCCCATTCTGAACGAACTTGCCGCCGCATTCGAAAAATACCGCAACGACCCGGAATTTCTTGAAGAGTACAATTACTACGTCAAGCACTTCTCGGGCCGCGAGACCCCCCTGTACCTGTGCAGCAACCTGACCGAGAAGCTGGGTGGCGCAAAGATCTATCTCAAGCGCGAAGACCTGAACCACCTGGGCGCCCACAAGGTCAACAACACCATCGGCCAGATCCTGCTGGCCAAGCGCATGGGCAAGAAGAAGATCATCGCCGAAACCGGCGCGGGCCAGCACGGGGTCGCCACCGCCGCCACGGCGGCGCTCATGGGCATGGAATGCACCATCTACATGGGCGCTGTGGACGTGGAGCGCCAGAAGCTCAACGTCTTCCGCATGCAGATGATGGGCGCGAAGGTCGTGGCCGCGCAGTCCGGCCAGCGCACCCTCAAGGAAGCCGTGGACGAGGCGCTCATCGCCTTCGTGGAAGAGGCAGACACCGCCTTCTACCTGCTCGGTTCCGCCGTGGGCCCGCATCCCTATCCGCTCATGGTGCGCGAATTCCAGGCCATCGTGGGCCGCGAGGCCAAGCAGCAGATCCTGGAGGCCGAAGGCCGCCTGCCCGACTACTGCATCGCCTGCGTGGGCGGCGGTTCCAACGCCATCGGGCTGTTTGCCGATTTCATCGAAGACAAGGAAGTGAAGCTGGTGGGCGTGGAGCCCTCGGGCCGGGGCCTGGATTACGGAGACCACGCCGCCACCCTGTGCCTGGGCGAACCCGGCATCATGCACGGCTTCAATTCCTACATGCTCAAGGACGACAAGGGCGAACCCGCCGAGGTCTATTCCATCTCCGCGGGCCTGGACTACCCCAGCGTCGGCCCCGAGCACGCCCAGCTCAAGGACCTGGGCCGCGCCGAATACGTCTACGCTTCCGACAAGGAGGCCGTGGACACCTTCTTCATGCTTTCCCAGATGGAAGGCATCATCCCGGCCCTGGAAAGCTCCCATGCCCTGGCCCACGCCATCCGCATCGCGCCCGAGCTCTCCAAGGACACCATCATCATCGTCAACCTGTCCGGCCGAGGCGACAAGGACGTGGCCCAGATCGAGCAGATGGTCGCAAACGGCGACTTCGAACTGCCCCACTACAAGAAGTAG
- a CDS encoding substrate-binding domain-containing protein, which translates to MKHVFSLLLACLALCVSLPAMAERAKILVIPKGVRVKYWQWVEQGAKRAGHDRDVEIIFRGPWASDDFVAQFGILKAGIEEGVDAIVIAPNHTSYSAELLEQAVQKGIKVVLIDSDMEFEDRVSLVASDNHFAGKQAAEHLISLMGGKGTALLLHYAKDNASTMAREKGFLDAASERGSCLTVVEAEEAGVSAGTAYYATMEAFVSNPYISGIFSPGESTTIGALRALRDMHLNGTVKLVGFDFTREIHEALVEGSLNGTVLQSPYQIGYLGVMAACDALEGKPVEKRIVTKTTVVVDPENMFREVEALSGQ; encoded by the coding sequence ATGAAACATGTGTTTTCGCTGCTTCTTGCCTGCCTGGCCTTGTGCGTCTCCCTTCCCGCAATGGCGGAAAGGGCCAAGATCCTGGTGATCCCGAAGGGGGTGCGCGTCAAGTACTGGCAGTGGGTCGAGCAGGGGGCGAAAAGGGCCGGGCACGATCGCGATGTGGAGATCATTTTTCGCGGTCCCTGGGCGTCCGACGATTTCGTGGCCCAATTCGGAATTCTCAAGGCGGGCATCGAGGAGGGCGTGGACGCCATCGTCATTGCCCCGAACCACACCAGCTATTCAGCCGAGCTTCTGGAGCAGGCCGTTCAAAAGGGCATCAAGGTGGTGCTCATCGATTCGGACATGGAGTTCGAGGATCGTGTCAGCCTCGTGGCCTCGGATAATCATTTTGCAGGCAAGCAGGCCGCCGAGCATCTGATCTCCCTGATGGGAGGCAAGGGCACCGCCCTGCTGCTGCATTATGCGAAAGACAATGCCTCCACCATGGCGCGGGAAAAGGGGTTTCTGGACGCCGCGTCCGAGAGGGGCTCGTGCCTTACGGTGGTCGAAGCCGAGGAGGCGGGCGTCAGCGCCGGGACAGCGTATTACGCGACCATGGAGGCTTTTGTGTCCAATCCTTACATCTCCGGGATATTCTCGCCCGGCGAATCCACCACCATCGGCGCGTTGCGCGCCCTCCGGGATATGCATCTGAACGGCACGGTCAAGCTGGTGGGTTTTGATTTCACCAGGGAGATTCATGAGGCCCTTGTCGAGGGCTCCCTGAACGGCACGGTCCTGCAGAGCCCCTACCAGATCGGCTACCTGGGTGTCATGGCCGCCTGCGACGCCTTGGAGGGCAAGCCGGTGGAAAAGCGGATCGTCACCAAGACCACCGTGGTGGTGGACCCGGAAAACATGTTCCGGGAGGTCGAGGCGCTTTCAGGGCAGTAG
- a CDS encoding YhcH/YjgK/YiaL family protein: MIIDILENAARYEALNPGFAVAFEFLRRADLGGLAEGRHDIEGDLFAVVAHGPGRDRREAPLEVHRKYIDIQYVVSGSDEMGWKPAATCGRVSVPFDADKDVGFFTDTPDLWAPVRPGMFAIFFPWDAHQPMTGHGEIRKVIVKVPA; this comes from the coding sequence ATGATCATCGATATATTGGAAAACGCCGCCCGATACGAGGCGCTGAATCCCGGCTTTGCCGTTGCCTTTGAATTCCTGCGCCGCGCCGACCTGGGCGGGCTGGCCGAGGGCCGGCACGACATCGAGGGCGATCTCTTTGCCGTGGTGGCGCACGGGCCGGGGCGCGACAGGCGCGAAGCTCCGCTGGAGGTCCACCGCAAATACATCGACATCCAGTACGTTGTTTCCGGATCGGACGAGATGGGCTGGAAGCCCGCCGCCACCTGCGGGCGGGTCTCCGTCCCCTTTGATGCGGACAAGGACGTGGGCTTTTTCACGGACACGCCCGACCTGTGGGCGCCCGTGAGGCCGGGCATGTTCGCCATATTCTTTCCCTGGGACGCGCACCAGCCCATGACCGGCCACGGCGAGATCCGCAAGGTCATCGTCAAGGTGCCGGCATAG
- a CDS encoding nitroreductase family protein: protein MDFKDILEKRRAINYFDPDRDVDETLLRAVVESAAKAPSSYNLQPWKLKVLRDPARKAELRALAFDQPKITEAPVVLMLLADRDGWKGGNATLESVFRDFVKSGKMQADQKEWFEGVTQGLYGRDAEAVQAFANKNAGLFAMSLMYAASHHGLETHPMDGFDHDGVRRAFGIPDNYWIPMLIAVGHLKPGVTLHPRNWRQSYDDMVLG, encoded by the coding sequence ATGGATTTCAAGGATATTTTGGAAAAAAGACGGGCCATCAACTATTTCGACCCGGACCGTGACGTGGACGAAACCCTGCTGCGGGCCGTTGTCGAGTCCGCAGCCAAGGCTCCCTCCAGCTACAACCTGCAGCCCTGGAAGCTCAAGGTGCTGCGCGACCCGGCCCGAAAGGCCGAGCTGCGCGCGCTGGCCTTTGACCAGCCCAAGATCACCGAGGCTCCGGTGGTGCTCATGCTGCTGGCCGACCGCGACGGCTGGAAGGGCGGCAACGCCACCCTGGAAAGCGTGTTCAGGGATTTCGTGAAATCGGGCAAGATGCAGGCCGACCAGAAGGAATGGTTCGAAGGCGTTACCCAGGGACTGTACGGGCGAGACGCCGAGGCCGTACAGGCCTTTGCCAACAAGAACGCGGGCCTGTTCGCCATGTCCCTCATGTATGCGGCCAGCCACCACGGCCTGGAAACCCACCCCATGGACGGTTTCGACCATGACGGCGTGCGGCGGGCCTTCGGCATTCCGGACAACTACTGGATTCCTATGCTCATTGCCGTGGGCCACCTCAAGCCCGGCGTGACCCTGCATCCCCGGAACTGGCGGCAGTCCTATGACGACATGGTGCTGGGCTAG
- the rsgA gene encoding ribosome small subunit-dependent GTPase A, giving the protein MSEQQYSLPQLGWNSFFEKQVTSGDLEAAEPARVTLTHRGHVVARTGAEEHLIPIADKGLLRLAEQPTVGDWLLLDKTTHLPVRLLERRSLFKRKAPGTDTKAQPIAANVDTLFIVSSCNQEFNLNRLERYLCLALDAGVEPVIVLTKADTVGDPDEFRRQAETLWPGLAVRTVNGHDAASVETLRHWCEPGRTVVLLGSSGVGKTTLLNTINGTDRYKTGAVREKDDKGRHTTTTRSLHIMESGALLVDVPGIRELHLYECEEGIRLAFHDIVERAEQCRFADCGHRHEPGCAVTEALESGCLDPRRVENFQKLLEEAAEAAEALAEQRRKQRDRPRYKGMVSKKRKKRK; this is encoded by the coding sequence ATGAGTGAACAGCAGTACAGCCTGCCCCAGCTGGGGTGGAATTCCTTTTTCGAGAAGCAGGTTACGTCCGGGGACCTGGAGGCGGCCGAGCCCGCCCGGGTGACCCTGACCCACCGGGGCCACGTGGTGGCCCGCACCGGTGCGGAAGAGCACCTCATCCCCATTGCCGACAAGGGCCTTCTGCGGCTTGCGGAACAGCCCACCGTGGGCGACTGGCTGCTGCTGGACAAGACGACCCATCTGCCGGTGCGCCTGCTGGAGCGGCGCAGCCTGTTCAAGCGCAAGGCCCCGGGCACGGATACCAAGGCCCAGCCCATTGCCGCCAACGTGGACACCCTGTTCATCGTCTCCTCCTGCAACCAGGAGTTCAATCTCAACCGGCTGGAGCGCTATCTGTGCCTGGCCCTGGACGCCGGGGTGGAGCCGGTCATCGTGCTGACCAAGGCGGATACGGTCGGGGACCCGGACGAGTTTCGCCGCCAGGCCGAGACTCTCTGGCCGGGGCTGGCCGTGCGCACGGTCAACGGCCATGACGCCGCCAGCGTGGAAACCCTGCGGCACTGGTGCGAGCCGGGCAGGACCGTGGTGCTGCTGGGCTCGTCCGGCGTGGGCAAGACCACGCTGCTGAACACCATCAACGGCACGGACCGGTACAAGACCGGGGCCGTGCGCGAAAAGGACGACAAGGGCCGCCATACCACCACCACCCGGTCCCTGCACATCATGGAGTCCGGCGCGCTGCTGGTGGACGTGCCCGGTATCCGGGAGCTGCATCTTTACGAGTGCGAGGAGGGCATCCGCCTGGCGTTTCACGACATCGTGGAGCGGGCCGAGCAGTGCCGTTTCGCGGATTGCGGGCACCGGCACGAGCCGGGGTGCGCGGTCACCGAGGCGCTTGAGTCCGGCTGCCTGGACCCGCGCCGTGTGGAAAATTTCCAGAAGCTGCTGGAGGAGGCCGCCGAGGCCGCCGAGGCCCTGGCCGAGCAGCGCCGCAAGCAGCGCGACAGGCCCCGGTACAAGGGCATGGTTTCCAAGAAGAGGAAGAAGCGGAAATAG
- a CDS encoding HAD family hydrolase, whose product MRLRNVDPEVILFDFDGTLVDSEVVHRQIWLDILRAEGVTREIAEEEFLGLPASAIAEHFFGRTQRAVEACDRFEAEEIRRSYEWMSGAREFVRYLGDAGYTLGIVTNSRRAKVDNFLRAEGMETAFDHCVTCDMVEKRKPFPEPYLAAIGRVNVSTDRIIAVEDSATGEKAALAAGLECRMVAPEQGYTLGVWKEKLLLPR is encoded by the coding sequence ATGCGTTTGCGAAATGTGGACCCCGAGGTCATTCTCTTTGATTTTGACGGCACCCTTGTGGATAGCGAGGTGGTGCACAGGCAGATCTGGCTGGATATCCTGCGCGCCGAAGGCGTCACCAGGGAGATTGCCGAAGAGGAATTTCTGGGGCTCCCCGCGTCCGCCATTGCCGAGCACTTTTTCGGGCGGACACAAAGGGCCGTGGAGGCCTGCGACCGTTTCGAGGCCGAGGAGATCCGGCGCAGCTACGAATGGATGAGCGGGGCGAGGGAATTCGTCCGGTACCTGGGCGATGCGGGGTATACGCTGGGCATCGTCACCAATTCGCGGCGGGCAAAGGTCGACAACTTCCTGCGCGCCGAGGGCATGGAGACCGCCTTTGACCATTGCGTGACCTGCGACATGGTGGAAAAGCGCAAGCCCTTTCCCGAGCCGTACCTGGCGGCCATCGGCCGGGTGAATGTTTCCACGGACAGGATCATTGCGGTGGAGGACAGCGCCACCGGCGAAAAGGCCGCCCTCGCGGCGGGCTTGGAATGCCGCATGGTTGCGCCGGAGCAGGGCTATACGCTCGGCGTCTGGAAGGAAAAGCTGCTTCTGCCGCGCTAG